The following nucleotide sequence is from Methanoculleus sp. 7T.
CCGAGGCGTCGATGAGGATGGCGTCGGCCGTCCTGTCCGTGCCGTCGACGAGGAGGGTGAAGTGGCCCCATTCGAGGGGGTCCCCGCCGTCGTGGTAGAGATAGGTGTTCCCGTCCACCTCCTCGACATGGGCGAGCATCGCCGGCGCCGCGTCGCCGGGGGGGTTCGAGAGGACCATGACGCCGACGAGTGCCGCCGCTGTCACGAAGACGGCGATGAGGGCCACGACGGCGATCAGTTCGCTGGCGGCGGTATCGTATTCCATGAT
It contains:
- a CDS encoding type IV pilin N-terminal domain-containing protein; translation: MEYDTAASELIAVVALIAVFVTAAALVGVMVLSNPPGDAAPAMLAHVEEVDGNTYLYHDGGDPLEWGHFTLLVDGTDRTADAILIDAS